One Leisingera sp. M658 genomic window carries:
- a CDS encoding pirin family protein, whose product MSWNPALEPQCPEAGSLDAIETVIIPRARDLGGFEVRRALPAPRRQMVGPFIFFDQAGPAEFLTGQGIDVRPHPHIGLGTVTYLYQGEFEHRDSLGTHQMIYPGEVNWMVAGQGVTHSERTSATTRAGPSSLFGIQTWIALPDSHEDMPAAFEHHGKDALPLLEGEGKAVRLILGTAWGEKAPATLYSETFYADAVLQAGAKLPLPLDHEDRGLYVTQGSVEIAGETFEAGRMMVFRPGDEITVTAGAQGARLMALGGATLSGPRYIWWNFVASSRDRIEDAKSAWAAGDWQQGRFQLPPGDEEEFTPLPEKRK is encoded by the coding sequence ATGAGCTGGAACCCGGCACTGGAACCGCAATGCCCCGAAGCGGGCAGCCTTGATGCAATTGAAACGGTGATCATCCCGCGCGCCCGCGACCTCGGCGGCTTTGAGGTCCGCCGCGCCTTGCCCGCACCGCGCCGCCAGATGGTCGGCCCGTTCATCTTCTTCGATCAGGCCGGGCCGGCTGAATTCCTGACCGGGCAGGGCATCGACGTGCGCCCGCATCCGCATATCGGCCTTGGCACCGTGACCTACCTCTATCAGGGCGAATTCGAACATCGCGATTCCTTAGGCACTCACCAGATGATCTATCCGGGCGAGGTGAACTGGATGGTGGCAGGCCAGGGCGTCACCCATTCCGAACGCACCTCGGCCACGACCCGCGCAGGTCCAAGCAGCCTGTTCGGCATCCAGACCTGGATCGCTCTGCCCGACAGCCACGAGGACATGCCCGCCGCCTTTGAACACCACGGCAAGGACGCACTGCCGCTGCTGGAGGGCGAGGGCAAGGCCGTGCGGCTGATCCTCGGCACTGCCTGGGGTGAGAAAGCCCCTGCAACGCTTTATTCTGAAACCTTTTATGCCGATGCAGTATTGCAAGCCGGCGCCAAGCTGCCGCTGCCTTTGGATCACGAGGACCGCGGGCTGTATGTCACGCAAGGGTCGGTGGAAATCGCCGGCGAAACATTTGAGGCCGGCCGCATGATGGTGTTCCGCCCAGGGGATGAGATCACCGTGACCGCAGGCGCCCAGGGCGCACGGCTGATGGCGCTGGGCGGTGCGACGCTGAGCGGGCCGCGCTATATCTGGTGGAACTTCGTCGCCTCCTCCCGCGACCGGATCGAGGACGCCAAGTCCGCCTGGGCCGCTGGCGACTGGCAGCAGGGCCGCTTCCAGCTGCCGCCTGGCGATGAGGAGGAATTCACCCCGCTGCCGGAGAAGCGGAAATAA
- a CDS encoding DMT family transporter, with product MSQTVKSAQTAQNPLRGVFWMVVTGLCFVAVTALVKHLGTRIPPAESAFLRYLLGLVFLIPMAGALRRAQLTPRLWALFAGRGVVHSAGVILWFYAMTQIPLAEVTAMNYLSPVYVTLGAALFLGEKLAVRRISAIAVALIGAMIILRPGFREVSPGHIAMLFTAVSFGASYLIAKFTVGSNSPAVVVGMLSIFVTLGLAPFALAVWVTPTLAELAILFGVACFATAGHYTMTLAFAAAPVAVTQPVTFLQLVWATLLGALAFGEPADIWVMSGGGLILAAVSFISWREARVKKKALTPSGNATGV from the coding sequence ATGTCCCAAACCGTCAAATCCGCCCAAACCGCGCAAAACCCTCTTCGGGGCGTGTTCTGGATGGTTGTCACCGGCCTCTGTTTTGTGGCGGTCACAGCGCTGGTCAAGCACCTCGGCACCCGCATCCCGCCCGCCGAAAGCGCCTTTTTGCGGTACTTGCTGGGGCTGGTGTTTCTGATCCCGATGGCCGGGGCCTTGCGCCGGGCGCAACTGACCCCGCGGCTTTGGGCATTGTTTGCAGGCCGCGGCGTGGTGCATTCTGCCGGCGTGATCCTGTGGTTCTATGCCATGACCCAGATCCCCCTGGCCGAGGTTACGGCAATGAACTACCTGTCGCCGGTCTATGTCACCTTGGGGGCCGCGCTGTTTCTGGGAGAGAAGCTGGCGGTGCGCCGGATATCGGCGATTGCTGTCGCTTTGATCGGCGCGATGATCATCCTGCGGCCGGGCTTCCGCGAGGTCTCGCCCGGCCATATCGCCATGTTGTTCACCGCCGTGTCCTTCGGCGCCTCTTACCTGATCGCCAAGTTTACTGTCGGCAGCAACAGCCCGGCGGTTGTGGTCGGCATGCTGTCGATCTTTGTCACCCTGGGCCTGGCCCCCTTTGCCCTGGCAGTCTGGGTGACGCCCACGCTGGCCGAGCTTGCAATTCTGTTCGGTGTCGCCTGCTTTGCCACCGCAGGCCACTACACCATGACGCTGGCCTTTGCCGCAGCACCCGTGGCGGTGACCCAGCCGGTCACGTTCCTGCAGCTGGTCTGGGCTACCCTGCTGGGCGCGCTGGCGTTTGGTGAACCGGCTGACATCTGGGTAATGTCCGGCGGCGGGCTGATCCTGGCTGCGGTCAGTTTTATCTCATGGCGTGAAGCCAGGGTTAAAAAGAAGGCTCTTACACCTTCCGGTAATGCGACTGGTGTTTGA
- a CDS encoding DUF1036 domain-containing protein, producing the protein MANWLWPTALLLAALFDLPAAQAGPSICNDTEALHHLAISLRIDGRWVVQGWQPLMPGDCTEPVPAGYQGRFLYFRAKSPGYRFRDDSVRFCTAQGRFRIEHDSGCTAQGYAMQGFAKTLTAPTGPQVLLSSRSQSERRQAAVAAAEDGHDATEDQLHYAAEVVFQGCKQQKSTGAVTCSFVGGGMEFGAVGKVRISDPVFTFLLGLVRGTPLAIDGEIVTRFGSFAELELHSVTPRVPNRFDKMLQNMQGEWQSVQNPKDQFAISGAVRQVRYGGRQMTPEFVTIQQSCRGIGFTADFLMAWDSQSGTRLCYQINSLTRDGMTLIYLPRGTRLDYERLPGG; encoded by the coding sequence ATGGCAAACTGGCTTTGGCCCACGGCGTTGCTGTTGGCGGCCCTTTTTGATCTGCCGGCCGCCCAGGCCGGGCCCAGTATCTGCAACGATACGGAGGCCTTGCATCATTTGGCCATCAGCTTGCGGATTGACGGCCGCTGGGTGGTGCAGGGCTGGCAGCCGCTCATGCCGGGAGATTGCACCGAACCGGTGCCGGCCGGCTATCAGGGCCGGTTTCTCTACTTCCGCGCCAAAAGCCCCGGATACCGTTTTCGCGATGACAGCGTCCGGTTTTGCACCGCCCAGGGCCGGTTCCGGATTGAGCATGACAGCGGTTGCACCGCACAAGGCTATGCAATGCAGGGGTTTGCCAAAACCCTTACGGCACCAACAGGACCGCAGGTTCTGCTCAGTTCCCGGTCACAGTCCGAACGCCGGCAGGCTGCGGTTGCCGCCGCTGAAGACGGGCATGACGCGACAGAAGACCAATTGCATTACGCGGCGGAGGTGGTCTTTCAAGGCTGCAAGCAGCAGAAAAGCACGGGCGCGGTCACCTGCAGTTTTGTTGGCGGCGGCATGGAGTTCGGTGCTGTGGGCAAGGTCCGGATCTCCGATCCGGTCTTCACATTCCTGCTGGGGCTGGTGCGCGGCACCCCGCTGGCAATTGATGGTGAGATAGTCACCCGTTTCGGCTCTTTTGCAGAGCTGGAGCTGCACAGCGTCACGCCGCGCGTGCCGAACCGGTTCGACAAGATGCTGCAGAACATGCAGGGAGAGTGGCAGTCCGTGCAAAACCCAAAAGACCAGTTTGCCATTTCCGGTGCCGTGCGCCAAGTCCGTTACGGCGGCAGGCAAATGACCCCGGAGTTTGTCACGATCCAGCAAAGCTGCCGCGGCATAGGGTTTACGGCTGACTTCCTGATGGCCTGGGACAGCCAGAGCGGCACCAGACTGTGTTATCAGATCAATTCTCTGACCCGCGACGGAATGACCCTTATTTATTTGCCGCGCGGAACCCGGCTGGACTACGAACGGCTGCCTGGCGGCTAG
- the betI gene encoding choline-responsive transcriptional repressor BetI, whose protein sequence is MSRKRIRDIRNEELIEATIVAVHERGYGVVTMAEIAKEAGASAASINYYFGSKEGLMEATMLHLLGKLRRAMADGYATARTPRERLYAVMDANFADDLFTVPQCSIWMQFWANAPYSPRLSRLHRINRARVRSHVLAELRALLPGGQLETARQALQCYMDGVWLQAAQSEDPLNPNAARAAAHLVVDLVIP, encoded by the coding sequence ATGAGCAGGAAACGCATCCGGGATATCCGCAACGAAGAGCTGATCGAAGCCACCATCGTTGCGGTGCATGAGCGCGGTTACGGTGTTGTAACCATGGCGGAAATCGCCAAGGAGGCCGGTGCTTCGGCGGCCTCGATAAACTACTATTTCGGCTCCAAGGAAGGGCTGATGGAAGCCACTATGCTGCATCTTCTGGGCAAGCTGCGGCGGGCCATGGCGGATGGCTATGCCACAGCGCGCACCCCGCGCGAACGGCTGTATGCGGTGATGGACGCGAACTTTGCCGACGACCTGTTCACCGTTCCCCAGTGCAGTATCTGGATGCAGTTCTGGGCAAATGCCCCCTATTCGCCGCGCCTCAGCCGCCTGCACCGAATCAACCGTGCCCGGGTGCGCAGCCATGTCCTGGCCGAGCTGCGGGCGCTGCTGCCAGGCGGACAGTTGGAAACCGCGCGCCAGGCGCTGCAATGCTATATGGACGGGGTCTGGCTGCAGGCCGCGCAGTCGGAAGATCCGCTGAATCCCAATGCCGCGCGAGCTGCGGCGCATCTGGTTGTGGATCTTGTCATCCCATAA